From Maylandia zebra isolate NMK-2024a linkage group LG11, Mzebra_GT3a, whole genome shotgun sequence, one genomic window encodes:
- the emg1 gene encoding ribosomal RNA small subunit methyltransferase NEP1, whose product MAAGNGKKRGLEHLDEYEPKPAKHLRSLHDRMAERRLVVILEGASLETVKVGKTFELLNCDQHKNMIIKSGRDPGKIRPDITHQCLLMLMDSPLNRAGLLQVYIHTEKNALIEINPQTRIPRTFTRFCGLMVQLLHKLSVRAADGPQKLLRMIKNPVSDHLPPGCPRISTSFSSGEAVCPRTLVPEGPAAVVIGAFAHGAVNVDYTEKTVSISNYPLSAALTCAKMCSAFEEVWGIL is encoded by the exons ATGGCGGCGGGTAATGGGAAGAAGCGTGGTCTTGAACATTTGGACGAATATGAACCTAAACCAGCCAAACATCTCCGCAGCCTGCACGACCGCATGGCGGAGAGGAGGCTGGTGGTTATTCTGGAGGGAGCGTCGTTAGAGACGGTGAAG GTCGGGAAAACATTTGAGCTGTTAAATTGCGACCAACACAAAAATATGATCATCAAAAGTGGAAGAGATCCCGGAAAAATAAGACCAGATATCACACATCAG TGTTTGCTCATGCTGATGGACAGTCCGTTGAACAGGGCGGGGCTGTTGCAGGTTTACatccacacagagaaaaacgCTTTAATCGAGATCAACCCGCAGACCCGCATCCCAAGAACATTCACACGTTTCTGTGGCCTTATGG TTCAGCTGCTGCACAAGCTGAGTGTCAGGGCTGCTGATGGTCCTcagaagctcctgaggatgatTAAAAATCCAGTGTCTGATCACCTACCTCCCGGCTGCCCTCGTATCAGCACCTCCTTCTCTTCAGGAGAGGCCGTGTGCCCACGGACTTTGGTACCAGAGGGACCAGCTGCAGTGGTGATTGGAGCATTCGCACATGGAGCG GTTAACGTGGACTACACAGAGAAGACAGTGTCCATCAGTAACTACCCCCTGTCTGCAGCACTGACCTGTGCCAAGATGTGCTCTGCCTTTGAGGAGGTGTGGGGCATCCTGTGA
- the nop2 gene encoding 28S rRNA (cytosine(4447)-C(5))-methyltransferase, with protein sequence MGRKLDPSKKLKKGPGKKTRKQQGAETELAKFITDEDTGSKRLSSRARKRAAKRIQSLKKPKDVAEEKPKKGFTDENSKWLKPSKRKRKIDEQESEDDSDEHWEEEDDEEEEEEEEKVVEKKGGKDQQKKGVKGVKKEADDEDDDDDEGDDDDDDDDDDDEGDDDDEGDDDDDDDDDDMVDDYGVQDDSDEAAEDDSDGEDLLPIERAAKKEKKQKKSKAPDSDEDDDDEEDEDDDEEEEEQESDADMDEEDELKTNIDEEDKFRLPKPEEGLLPLDLKAIYQRIKDNIDLLCNFSTKREEGKDRADYISLLKKDLCTYYSYNEFLIEKFMDLFPLSELVDFLEANEIHRPVTIRTNTLKTRRRDLAQALINRGVNLDPLGKWSKVGLVIYDSSVPIGATPEYLAGHYMLQGASSFLPVMALSPQEGELVLDMSSAPGGKTTYIAQLMRNTGVIVANDANAERLKSVVGNIHRLGVTNTVVCNYDGREFPKVMGGFDRVLLDAPCSGTGVIAKDPAVKTSKDEVDINRCAHLQKELILSAIDSVNADSPSGGYLVYCTCSITVEENEWVVDYALKKRNVKLVPTGLDFGKEGFTNFKKFRFHPTLRLTRRFYSHSHNMDGFFVAKLKKFSNIIPTAPPGNEDEKAEAPETTAATEAPEEKRSKSDKTKKTVLNKAGGLKQENKANGTAVTKKAIINSQGKKELHTGPKKAKVAKMDGETVKGTEAKKATDDGKASKADTKEGSRFEKKQATKRKTPMKAKNRMGKNKFNKLKHMLQKQ encoded by the exons ATGGGTCGGAAGTTGGATCCCTCCAAGAAGTTGAAGAAAGGTCCGGGTAAAAAAACCCGGAAGCAGCAGGGAGCAGAGACAGAGTTGGCCAAGTTTATAACTGATG AGGACACTGGATCAAAACGTCTCTCAAGTAGAGCCAGAAAAAG AGCTGCAAAGAGAATCCAGAGTTTGAAAAAGCCCAAAGATGTTGCTGAGGAAAAGCCTAAGAAAG GGTTCACAGATGAGAACAGCAAATGGTTGAAACCGTCAAAGAGGAAGCGCAAGATTGATGAACAAGAAAGTGAGGATGACAGTGATGAACACTgggaagaagaagatgatgaggaggaggaggaagaggaagaaaaggTTGTAGAAAAGAAGGGAGGCAAAGACCAGCAGAAGAAGGGTGTAAAAGGAGTGAAAAAAGAGGCCGATGATGAAGACGATGACGATGATGAaggcgatgatgatgatgatgatgatgatgatgatgatgaaggcgatgatgatgatgaaggcgatgatgatgatgatgatgatgatgatgacatggTTGATGACTATGGTGTTCAGGATGACAGCGATGAAGCAGCAGAAGATGACAGTGATGGAGAGGAT CTTCTTCCCATTGAACGTGCagccaagaaagaaaaaaagcagaaaaagtccAAGGCTCCTGATAGTGATGAAGATGACGATGATGAagaggatgaggatgatgacgaggaggaggaggaacaggAATCTGATGCTGACATGGATGAAGAAGatgaactaaaaacaaacattgaCGAAGAAGATAAATTCAGGCTTCCTAAACCAGAGGAGG GACTTCTGCCTCTAGACCTGAAGGCAATCTATCAGCGGATAAAGGACAACATTGACCTCCTGTGCAATTTCTCAACAAAAAGAGAGGAGGGGAAAGACCGAGCAGACTACATCTCACTTCTGAAAAAAGATCTCTGCACCTATTACAGCTACAACGAGTTCCTCATTGAAAAATTTATGGACCTATTCCCTCTTTCAGAG CTGGTTGATTTCCTCGAGGCCAATGAAATTCATAGACCTGTCACTATTCGAACCAATACACTGAAAACAAGGAGGCGGGACCTTGCACAG GCTTTAATCAACAGAGGAGTGAACCTTGATCCACTGGGGAAATGGTCTAAAGTGGGGTTGGTTATCTATGACTCCTCAGTACCTATAG GTGCAACTCCGGAGTATCTGGCCGGTCATTACATGCTCCAAGGAGCCTCCAGCTTTCTGCCAGTCATGGCGCTGTCTCCACAGGAGGGAGAGTTGGTATTAGACATGAGCTCAGCTCCAGGAGGAAAGACTACCTATATTG CTCAGCTGATGAGAAACACGGGGGTAATAGTGGCTAATGATGCCAATGCTGAAAGACTGAAGAGTGTGGTGGGAAACATCCACCGTCTGGGGGTCACCAACACTGTGGTCTGCAACTATGACGGCAGAGAGTTCCCAAAG GTCATGGGTGGCTTTGATAGAGTGCTGCTTGATGCACCCTGCTCAGGCACAGGAGTCATTGCTAAAGATCCAGCTGTGAAGACGAGCAAG GATGAGGTGGATATCAATCGTTGTGCTCACTTGCAGAAAGAATTGATTCTGTCTGCCATCGACTCGGTCAATGCTGATTCCCCATCGGGAGGATATCTGGTCTACTGCACGTGTTCAATAACT GTGGAGGAGAATGAATGGGTGGTGGACTAcgctttaaagaaaagaaacgtCAAATTAGTTCCCACAGGACTCGACTTTGGCAAGGAAGGCTTCACCAA tTTCAAAAAGTTCAGGTTCCATCCAACTCTGCGACTCACGCGACGATTTTACTCTCACTCCCACAACATGGATGGATTCTTTGTGGCCAAGCTGAAGAAGTTCTCCAACATTATTCCAACTGCACCACCAGGGAATG aagATGAGAAGGCAGAGGCTCCTGAGACGACAGCGGCCACAGAAGCTCCTGAAGAGAAAAGGTCCAAGAGCGACAAGACAAAGAAGACTGTCCTCAACAAGGCAGGCGGCCTGAAGCAAGAAAACAAAGCCAATGGAACAGCAGTCACGAAAAAAGCAATCATCAACTCACAAGGCAAAAAGGAGTTGCATACTGGACCAAAAAAGGCAAAAGTCGCCAAGATGGATGGAGAAACTGTGAAGGGCACAGAAGCCAAGAAGGCAACAGATGATGGTAAAGCATCAAAAGCTGACACAAAGGAAGGAAGCAGGTTTGAGAAAAAGCAGGCCACAAAGAGGAAAACACCCATGAAGGCCAAGAACAGAATGGGGAAGAATAAATTCAACAAGTTGAAGCACATGTtgcaaaaacaataa